A window of the Fuscovulum sp. genome harbors these coding sequences:
- a CDS encoding multidrug effflux MFS transporter, protein MTQNAPPDTRPAAIMGPREFIAMIAMLFATIAFSIDAMLPALPEIAAELSPDAPNAAQLILTSFVLGMGIGTLFAGPLSDAFGRRPVILAGAALYCAAALVAYFSPTLEGVLIARLLQGLGSAGPRVVSLALVRDLYKGRDMARVVSFAMMIFTLVPAIAPFIGEGIMWVTGWRGIFLAFLVFSGLSMLWFWLRQPETLTADQRRPLRVATLRAAFVEVLSHRVVVVSIAVQTLGFACLFATLSATQPIFDQVYGEGDRFAMWFAVIAVVSGTSSLINAKLVGRLGMRRMITVTLAAQVVFSCAMLVTKSLGMWPGALAFPAHLVWTIGVFFMTGLTIGNLNALGLEPVGHIAGMAASVMGAIATVASVVLAAPVGLMFNGTPYPLMAGVALFAAAGSGLMRLIPQ, encoded by the coding sequence ATGACACAGAACGCCCCCCCGGACACCCGACCCGCCGCCATCATGGGGCCGCGTGAATTCATCGCGATGATCGCGATGCTGTTTGCCACTATCGCCTTTTCCATTGATGCGATGCTGCCCGCCCTCCCCGAGATTGCGGCGGAGTTGTCGCCCGATGCGCCGAATGCGGCGCAGCTGATCTTGACATCTTTCGTGTTGGGCATGGGGATCGGGACGCTGTTTGCAGGGCCCTTGTCGGATGCTTTTGGGCGGCGGCCTGTGATCCTTGCCGGGGCGGCGCTTTACTGTGCGGCGGCGTTGGTGGCGTATTTTTCGCCCACGCTGGAGGGCGTGCTGATCGCGCGGCTGTTGCAGGGCTTGGGCTCAGCCGGGCCGCGGGTGGTGTCGCTGGCGCTGGTGCGTGACCTGTACAAGGGGCGCGACATGGCGCGGGTGGTGAGTTTCGCCATGATGATCTTTACGCTGGTCCCCGCGATTGCGCCGTTTATCGGCGAAGGGATCATGTGGGTGACGGGCTGGCGGGGGATTTTCCTGGCTTTCTTGGTGTTTTCCGGCCTGTCGATGCTGTGGTTCTGGCTGCGCCAGCCCGAGACGTTGACCGCAGATCAGCGGCGGCCCTTGCGGGTGGCAACGCTGCGCGCGGCCTTTGTCGAGGTGCTGTCGCATCGGGTGGTGGTGGTATCGATTGCGGTGCAGACGCTGGGCTTTGCCTGTCTGTTTGCCACGCTGTCGGCGACACAACCGATCTTTGATCAGGTCTATGGCGAGGGGGATCGCTTTGCGATGTGGTTTGCGGTGATTGCGGTGGTGTCGGGGACATCGAGCCTGATCAACGCGAAACTGGTGGGCCGGTTGGGGATGCGGCGGATGATCACCGTGACGCTGGCGGCGCAGGTGGTGTTTTCCTGCGCGATGCTGGTGACGAAATCGCTGGGGATGTGGCCTGGCGCACTGGCCTTTCCGGCGCATCTGGTTTGGACCATCGGGGTGTTCTTCATGACCGGGCTGACCATCGGCAATCTGAACGCGCTGGGGTTGGAACCGGTAGGCCATATCGCCGGAATGGCGGCAAGCGTGATGGGGGCTATTGCGACGGTGGCATCCGTGGTGCTGGCGGCCCCGGTGGGGTTGATGTTCAACGGGACGCCCTATCCGCTGATGGCGGGGGTGGCGCTGTTTGCCGCGGCGGGCTCGGGATTGATGCGGTTGATCCCGCAGTAA
- the mfd gene encoding transcription-repair coupling factor, whose translation MQTGTRILLGGAPEGYDARLLSRELEKGAPIIHIARDDKRAEAMAAALAVMAPGALVLDFPSWDCLPYDRVSPNPAISARRMATLAALADGIKGPFILLTTLTAATQRLPAKDVIRGASFSARVGDRVDEGRLKGFLTRMGFSPASTVAEPGDFALRGGIVDIWPPGSRSPIRLDFFGDVLDGARRFDPDTQRTTEKLTSVDFAPMSEVIMDEAAITRFRQSYRLEFGAGGSDDPLYEAVSAGRKHQGMEHWLPFFHDRLETIFDYLPDATVMLDDQITPSRLSRWEGIEDQYDARREAMSAKGRLDSVYKPVAPGLLYLDDAAWEQATAPHRLIQLSPNPQSPGPGVLDAGGRMGRNFAPERQQENISLFGALAAHVKELLQDRQVIIASWSDGARERLEGLLTDQGVSGAQRIRDLRDVPDGKGGLFLMVWALEAGFTAPGLAVISEQDVLGDRLVGKPKRKRKAENFLREVDTLTPGDLVVHVEHGVGRYLGIETITALGAPHACVALEYAENAKLYLPVENIELLSRYGHEEGLLDRLGGGAWQAKKAKLKERIREIADRLMRIAAERALRHAPILEAPHSLWEAFAARFPWQETDDQLTAIADVVADLESGRPMDRLVVGDVGFGKTEVAMRAAFVAALAGMQVAVICPTTLLARQHYRSFAERFRGFPITVKPLSRFVSVKDAKATRQGLADGTVDICVGTHALLAKDIRFKTLGLLVIDEEQHFGVSHKERLKEMRSEIHVLTLTATPIPRTLQLSLAGVRDLSIIATPPVDRLAIRTYVSEFDPVTLREALLRERYRGGQSFIVVPRIADLPEIEDFLKTHVPEATYIIAHGQLAAGDLDERMNEFYDGKYDVLLSTTIVESGLDIPTANTMIIHRADMFGLSQLYQIRGRVGRAKTRAYCFLTTKPRAPLTPQAMKRLRLLGSLDSLGAGFNLASHDLDLRGAGNLLGEEQSGHIKEVGYELYQQMLEDTIAKLKSGELSGLAPLDDQWAPQINLGVPVLIPEDYIPDLDIRLGLYRRLSSLTTKVELEGFAAELIDRFGPLPREVNTLMLVMRIKSMCKRAGISRLDAGPKGATVQFHNDKFANPAGLVDFIKSDPANRVQGNKIVLMRDWKTEADRIKGAFAIARDLAEKVVKPEKTPAKAVRA comes from the coding sequence ATGCAAACCGGCACACGCATCCTCCTTGGTGGCGCACCCGAAGGGTACGACGCCCGCCTCCTTTCCCGTGAACTGGAAAAGGGCGCGCCGATCATCCACATCGCCCGCGATGACAAACGGGCCGAGGCGATGGCCGCCGCGCTTGCCGTTATGGCCCCCGGTGCCTTGGTGCTGGATTTCCCGTCCTGGGATTGCCTGCCTTATGACCGGGTCTCTCCGAACCCCGCCATTTCCGCCCGCCGCATGGCAACGCTGGCGGCCTTGGCCGATGGGATCAAAGGCCCCTTCATCCTGCTCACCACACTGACCGCCGCCACCCAGCGCCTTCCGGCCAAGGATGTGATCCGCGGCGCGTCTTTTTCCGCCCGCGTGGGGGACCGCGTGGATGAGGGACGGCTGAAGGGCTTTCTCACCCGCATGGGCTTTTCCCCGGCCTCTACGGTGGCCGAACCGGGTGATTTCGCCCTGCGCGGCGGTATCGTCGATATCTGGCCTCCGGGCAGCCGGTCCCCCATCCGGCTGGATTTCTTTGGCGATGTGCTGGATGGCGCGCGCCGCTTTGATCCCGACACCCAGCGCACCACGGAAAAGCTCACCTCTGTCGATTTCGCCCCCATGTCCGAAGTGATCATGGATGAGGCCGCGATCACCCGCTTCCGCCAATCCTACCGGCTCGAATTCGGGGCAGGGGGATCGGACGACCCGCTTTATGAAGCGGTCAGCGCAGGCCGCAAGCATCAGGGCATGGAACACTGGCTGCCCTTCTTCCACGATCGGCTGGAAACGATCTTCGACTATCTGCCCGATGCCACGGTGATGCTGGATGACCAGATCACCCCGTCGCGCCTGTCGCGTTGGGAAGGGATCGAAGATCAATATGACGCAAGGCGTGAGGCGATGTCGGCCAAGGGCCGGCTCGACAGTGTCTACAAACCCGTCGCCCCCGGACTGCTCTATCTGGACGATGCGGCGTGGGAACAGGCCACCGCCCCCCATCGCCTGATCCAACTGTCGCCCAATCCGCAATCCCCCGGTCCCGGTGTGCTGGATGCGGGCGGTCGCATGGGCCGAAATTTCGCCCCCGAACGCCAGCAGGAAAACATCAGCCTGTTCGGGGCCTTGGCCGCCCATGTCAAGGAACTGCTGCAAGACCGTCAGGTCATCATCGCCTCATGGTCCGATGGCGCGCGCGAACGGCTCGAAGGTCTGCTCACCGATCAGGGCGTCAGCGGTGCGCAGCGCATCCGCGACCTGCGCGATGTGCCCGATGGCAAGGGTGGCCTTTTCCTCATGGTCTGGGCGCTTGAGGCGGGCTTCACCGCCCCCGGCCTTGCCGTGATCTCGGAACAGGATGTGCTGGGTGATCGCCTCGTCGGCAAACCCAAACGCAAACGCAAAGCCGAGAATTTCCTGCGTGAGGTCGACACCCTCACTCCCGGCGATCTGGTGGTCCATGTCGAACATGGCGTGGGCCGTTACCTTGGCATTGAAACCATCACCGCCTTAGGCGCGCCCCATGCCTGCGTGGCGCTGGAATATGCCGAAAACGCCAAGCTGTATCTGCCTGTCGAAAACATCGAACTCCTCTCCCGCTACGGCCATGAAGAGGGGCTTCTGGATCGTCTCGGTGGCGGCGCCTGGCAGGCCAAGAAGGCGAAACTCAAGGAACGCATCCGCGAAATCGCGGATCGCCTCATGCGCATCGCGGCCGAACGCGCCCTGCGCCACGCCCCCATCCTAGAGGCACCGCATAGCCTGTGGGAGGCCTTCGCCGCCCGCTTCCCTTGGCAGGAAACCGACGATCAGCTTACCGCCATCGCCGATGTGGTAGCCGATCTTGAATCCGGCCGCCCGATGGACCGTCTCGTTGTGGGCGATGTGGGCTTCGGCAAGACAGAGGTTGCCATGCGCGCGGCTTTCGTCGCGGCGCTGGCAGGGATGCAGGTCGCCGTGATCTGCCCCACCACGCTGCTTGCGCGCCAGCATTACCGCAGCTTCGCCGAACGCTTCCGGGGCTTTCCCATCACCGTCAAACCCCTGTCGCGCTTCGTGTCGGTCAAGGATGCAAAGGCCACCCGTCAGGGCCTTGCCGATGGCACCGTCGATATCTGCGTCGGTACCCATGCGCTCTTGGCCAAGGACATCCGTTTCAAAACCCTCGGCCTTCTGGTGATCGATGAGGAACAGCATTTCGGCGTCTCTCACAAAGAACGTCTGAAAGAGATGCGGTCGGAAATCCACGTCCTCACCCTCACCGCCACGCCCATCCCGCGCACGCTGCAACTCTCGCTCGCCGGGGTGCGCGATCTGTCGATCATCGCCACGCCCCCTGTCGACCGTCTGGCGATCCGCACCTATGTCAGCGAATTCGATCCCGTCACGCTGCGCGAGGCGCTTTTGCGCGAACGCTATCGCGGCGGGCAATCCTTCATCGTCGTCCCGCGTATCGCGGACCTGCCAGAGATCGAAGATTTCCTCAAAACCCACGTGCCCGAGGCCACCTACATCATTGCCCATGGCCAGCTTGCGGCGGGCGACCTCGATGAACGGATGAACGAATTCTACGACGGCAAATATGACGTGCTCCTCTCCACCACCATCGTGGAATCCGGGCTCGACATTCCCACTGCCAACACGATGATCATCCACCGCGCCGATATGTTCGGCCTGTCCCAGCTTTATCAGATCCGGGGCAGGGTGGGCCGCGCCAAGACCCGCGCCTATTGCTTCCTCACCACCAAACCCCGCGCGCCGCTGACGCCGCAGGCGATGAAACGCCTCCGCCTGCTTGGCAGCCTCGACAGCCTCGGCGCAGGCTTCAACCTCGCCTCGCATGACCTCGATCTGCGCGGCGCGGGCAATCTTCTGGGCGAAGAACAGTCCGGCCATATCAAGGAAGTGGGATATGAGCTGTACCAGCAGATGCTGGAAGACACGATCGCCAAGCTGAAATCCGGGGAACTCTCCGGCCTTGCGCCCCTCGATGACCAATGGGCGCCGCAGATCAATCTCGGCGTCCCTGTCCTGATCCCCGAAGATTACATCCCCGATCTCGACATCCGCCTCGGCCTTTACCGCCGCCTGTCATCGCTGACCACCAAGGTCGAGCTTGAAGGTTTCGCCGCCGAACTGATCGACCGTTTCGGTCCCCTCCCGCGTGAGGTGAACACCCTCATGCTCGTCATGCGGATCAAATCGATGTGCAAACGCGCCGGGATCAGCCGTCTGGATGCCGGGCCAAAAGGGGCCACGGTGCAATTCCACAACGACAAATTCGCCAATCCGGCGGGGTTGGTGGATTTCATCAAATCCGATCCCGCCAACCGCGTGCAAGGCAACAAGATCGTGCTGATGCGCGACTGGAAGACGGAAGCAGACCGCATCAAGGGCGCCTTCGCCATTGCCCGCGATCTGGCCGAAAAGGTGGTCAAACCGGAAAAGACGCCGGCCAAAGCGGTCCGGGCCTAA
- a CDS encoding component of SufBCD complex, whose translation MDWYKTIFEVIDLRSFSNLWFWLALAVMWSTVSHFVIGVPHDLIRRAERDGDQAMADVEALAHIYTRRFLFLMRSGGLILIWFVFFLVTGLLMLAILYRVEFAQAVLFLLIPMLGVGTLTLRTCLRIEGADLRGDDLLRALRRHRITVQSVGMFALFFTGMFGMYQNLTRGVFG comes from the coding sequence TTGGACTGGTACAAGACGATCTTCGAAGTGATCGACCTGCGATCCTTCTCCAACCTCTGGTTCTGGCTGGCTCTGGCCGTGATGTGGTCCACCGTCAGCCATTTCGTCATCGGCGTGCCGCATGATCTGATCCGCCGCGCCGAACGCGATGGCGATCAGGCGATGGCAGACGTCGAGGCGCTGGCCCATATCTACACCCGGCGCTTCCTGTTCCTGATGCGCAGCGGCGGTCTGATCCTGATCTGGTTCGTGTTTTTTCTGGTGACGGGATTGCTCATGCTGGCCATTCTTTACCGGGTGGAATTTGCCCAGGCGGTGCTGTTTCTTCTGATCCCGATGCTGGGCGTGGGGACATTGACGCTGCGCACCTGCCTCAGGATCGAAGGCGCTGATCTGCGCGGCGATGACCTGCTTCGGGCCCTGCGCCGCCACCGCATCACGGTGCAAAGCGTGGGGATGTTCGCGCTGTTCTTCACCGGCATGTTCGGGATGTATCAGAACCTGACCCGCGGCGTCTTTGGCTGA
- the hemB gene encoding porphobilinogen synthase, whose protein sequence is MRPISAPTPATRFRRLRRTAALRALSQETLLGVGDLIWPVFVRDGVGVREPIASMPGVERLSVDLIVKAAEEAAALGIPAICLFPYTDPALKTEACEEAWNPDNLANRAIRAIKAAVPEIAVMTDVALDPYNANGHDGLVVDGVILNDETVEALLKMALAQAESGADILGPSDMMDGRIGAMRGALEAAGYKDVAILSYAAKYASAFYGPFRDAVGASGALKGDKKTYQMNPANSDEALRLVERDLREGADMVMVKPGMPYLDICRRVKDAFGAPTYAYQVSGEYAMIRGAADRGWIDGEKAMMESLMGFKRAGCDGILTYFAPEAARKLRAGWSWG, encoded by the coding sequence ATGAGACCGATTTCCGCCCCGACCCCGGCCACCCGCTTTCGCCGCCTGCGCCGGACTGCCGCGCTGCGGGCGCTGTCGCAGGAAACCTTGCTGGGGGTGGGTGATCTGATCTGGCCGGTTTTCGTGCGCGATGGCGTGGGGGTGCGCGAACCCATCGCCTCGATGCCGGGGGTGGAACGGCTGAGCGTGGATCTGATCGTGAAGGCTGCGGAAGAGGCGGCGGCCTTGGGCATTCCGGCGATCTGTCTGTTCCCCTATACCGACCCCGCGCTGAAGACCGAGGCCTGCGAAGAGGCGTGGAACCCCGACAATCTGGCCAATCGCGCGATCCGGGCGATAAAGGCGGCGGTGCCAGAGATCGCGGTGATGACGGATGTGGCGCTGGACCCTTACAACGCCAATGGCCATGACGGGCTGGTGGTTGATGGCGTTATCCTGAACGATGAAACCGTCGAGGCGCTGTTGAAGATGGCGCTGGCGCAAGCCGAGTCGGGGGCCGATATCCTTGGTCCTTCGGATATGATGGACGGCCGCATCGGCGCGATGCGGGGCGCGCTGGAGGCGGCGGGATACAAGGACGTGGCAATCCTGTCCTATGCCGCGAAATATGCCAGCGCCTTTTACGGCCCGTTCCGCGATGCGGTGGGGGCTTCGGGTGCGTTGAAGGGTGACAAGAAGACCTATCAGATGAACCCCGCCAATAGCGACGAGGCGCTGCGTCTGGTCGAGCGTGACCTGCGCGAGGGGGCGGATATGGTAATGGTCAAGCCGGGCATGCCGTATCTCGACATCTGCCGCCGGGTGAAGGATGCCTTTGGCGCGCCGACCTATGCCTATCAGGTGTCGGGCGAATACGCGATGATCCGGGGCGCGGCGGATCGCGGCTGGATCGATGGCGAAAAGGCGATGATGGAAAGCCTGATGGGGTTCAAGCGCGCAGGCTGCGACGGGATTCTGACCTATTTCGCGCCCGAAGCCGCCCGCAAACTGCGCGCGGGCTGGAGTTGGGGCTGA
- a CDS encoding YSC84-related protein, whose protein sequence is MERISRRALLGGAGASLALTAACGNGVGGSGAQQIDARVSATRNFLFSRYPGTQDLAGRAAGVLYMPLITEAGFFIGGAYGRGALQIRDVTVDYYSSTKASYGLQIGAQQYAHALFFMTPEALAEFRSSTGWAASADLKYATPEQGASIGKETTEIDPVIALVFGQQGLIAGATLAGVKYTRIIP, encoded by the coding sequence ATGGAACGGATTTCAAGACGGGCGCTTTTGGGCGGGGCCGGGGCATCATTGGCGCTCACGGCGGCTTGCGGCAATGGCGTGGGCGGTAGTGGCGCGCAGCAGATCGACGCGCGGGTGAGTGCGACACGGAATTTCCTGTTTTCCCGCTATCCCGGAACACAGGATCTGGCCGGGCGGGCGGCGGGGGTTCTCTACATGCCGCTGATCACGGAGGCCGGGTTCTTCATTGGCGGGGCCTATGGGCGCGGCGCGTTGCAGATCCGCGATGTGACGGTGGATTACTATTCCTCGACCAAGGCGAGCTATGGGTTGCAGATCGGCGCGCAGCAATATGCCCATGCGCTGTTCTTCATGACGCCCGAAGCTCTGGCCGAGTTCCGGTCATCGACCGGCTGGGCGGCAAGTGCCGATCTGAAATATGCGACACCCGAGCAAGGGGCCAGCATCGGCAAGGAAACCACCGAGATCGACCCGGTAATCGCGCTGGTCTTTGGCCAACAAGGCCTGATCGCCGGGGCGACGCTGGCCGGGGTGAAGTATACGCGCATCATTCCGTGA
- a CDS encoding NAD(P)-dependent oxidoreductase: MARLAFLGLGVMGGPMARHLASKGHQVTVYNRTTAKAEAWVTAHGGKFGRTPAEAVAGAEFVMACVGNDHDLDHICTGPDGAFAAMAPGTVFVDHTTVSAQITRHLAGIAAAQGIGFVDAPVSGGQAGAENGALSVMCGGSIEDYDRAEPIIAAYARICRRLGDSGAGQLAKMMNQICIAGLMQGLSEALAFGQKAGLDGEAVVEVISQGAAGSWQMVNRHKTMLKGEFDFGFAIDWMRKDLGICLKTADEIGASLPVTALVDQFYKDVQNMGGGRNDTSSLIRRLS; the protein is encoded by the coding sequence ATGGCGCGACTGGCATTTCTGGGTCTTGGCGTGATGGGCGGGCCGATGGCACGGCATCTGGCGTCAAAGGGGCATCAAGTGACGGTCTACAACCGCACCACCGCCAAGGCAGAGGCCTGGGTCACGGCCCATGGCGGCAAATTTGGCCGCACCCCGGCCGAGGCCGTGGCCGGCGCGGAATTCGTGATGGCCTGTGTCGGCAATGATCATGACCTTGATCACATCTGCACCGGCCCCGATGGGGCCTTTGCCGCCATGGCCCCGGGCACGGTCTTTGTGGATCACACCACCGTCTCGGCCCAGATCACTCGTCACCTTGCGGGCATCGCTGCCGCGCAAGGCATCGGCTTTGTCGATGCGCCCGTCTCGGGCGGGCAAGCGGGGGCCGAAAACGGCGCACTCTCCGTGATGTGCGGCGGTAGCATCGAAGATTATGACCGCGCCGAACCCATCATCGCCGCCTATGCCCGCATCTGCCGCCGTCTGGGCGACAGCGGGGCCGGGCAACTGGCCAAGATGATGAACCAGATCTGCATCGCAGGACTGATGCAGGGCCTGTCCGAGGCGCTCGCCTTCGGCCAGAAGGCCGGGCTGGACGGCGAGGCTGTGGTCGAAGTCATTTCACAGGGTGCTGCGGGCAGCTGGCAAATGGTCAACCGCCACAAGACGATGCTGAAGGGTGAATTTGATTTCGGCTTCGCAATTGACTGGATGCGCAAGGATCTGGGCATCTGCCTGAAAACAGCTGATGAAATTGGCGCGTCCTTGCCCGTCACCGCGCTGGTGGATCAGTTCTACAAGGATGTGCAGAACATGGGCGGCGGCCGAAACGACACCTCAAGCCTGATCCGCCGCCTGAGCTGA
- a CDS encoding penicillin acylase family protein: protein MFLVFRWMLRLFTGMIVLSLLAGVILYYFLSRSLPDYDEDFAIAGIAAPVEIVRNNDNVPHIFGATDADVFFALGFAHAQDRLWQMTMLRRTVQGRLSEVFGNRTLRIDELMRRYDLYGLAQSSVAVQDGPTQAALEAYARGVNAWIGEVNREARGRGAPELFLFSNEIAAWQPADSIAILKLMALQLSGQLENEVLRARVSLVLPEARVLDILPDAPGSGVTALPEFSSLVPGVSPSLEPIRRASNDVLSPFPTRELAGASNAWAAVPARSAAGGSLLANDPHLGFTAPTVWYLARLELAAGGVIGGTIPGIPAVLVGRSEALGWGLTSSYLDDQDLFIEEVNPNNPEQYRTPDGWKDFVTRRSIITVKDEAPVTITLRWTDNGPVLPGTHYDIASVTPGGHVAALSWTALTGEDTSMTAVIRMMGAGSVTEAMETGRLVVAPAQNVMLADQRGISMQLMGAMPARDPAHQSKGRMPVPGWIAENRWQGILPYEDNPRVMNPTSGLLGNTNNKTVDRPFPLHVSYDWGDTQRIQRWLTLMQAREVHTRESFIEAQLDTVSFTARSLLPLIGADLWFTGEAAPEGTPERLRQRALEILAAWNGEMSEHLPEPLIYQAWVRALQDRLIRDDLGPLADTFTHIEPLLIERVYRNVDGASIWCDVVQSAVVESCADLARIALDEALLTLQETYGPNPESWRWGDAHQATHDHPVLGNLPVFRYFVNIRQSTSGDDHTLMRGKTKGEGPEPFLNVHGAGFRGVYDFADPDSSVFITSTGQSGHPLSRFYDDLGELWRRGEYVPMSLDPELARAAAVGVTVLTPAAE, encoded by the coding sequence ATGTTCCTTGTCTTTCGCTGGATGTTGCGCCTGTTTACAGGGATGATCGTCCTGTCGCTGCTGGCGGGGGTGATCCTGTACTATTTCCTGTCGCGGTCCTTGCCGGATTATGACGAGGATTTCGCGATTGCGGGCATTGCCGCCCCGGTCGAGATCGTGCGCAACAATGACAATGTGCCTCATATCTTTGGCGCGACGGATGCGGATGTGTTCTTTGCGCTGGGCTTTGCCCATGCGCAGGACCGGCTTTGGCAGATGACGATGCTGCGCCGCACGGTGCAGGGGCGGCTGTCCGAGGTGTTCGGCAACCGCACGCTGCGGATTGATGAGCTGATGCGGCGTTATGACCTTTACGGTCTGGCGCAAAGTTCGGTCGCGGTGCAGGACGGGCCGACGCAGGCGGCGCTGGAGGCCTATGCGCGGGGCGTGAATGCCTGGATCGGGGAAGTGAACCGCGAGGCGCGGGGGCGCGGTGCGCCGGAACTGTTTCTGTTTTCCAACGAGATCGCAGCCTGGCAACCGGCGGATTCCATTGCCATCCTGAAGCTGATGGCGCTGCAACTGTCGGGGCAGTTGGAGAATGAGGTGTTGCGGGCGCGCGTCTCGCTTGTACTGCCCGAGGCGCGGGTGCTGGATATCCTGCCCGATGCGCCCGGCAGCGGCGTGACCGCCCTGCCCGAGTTTTCCAGCCTTGTACCGGGGGTTTCCCCCAGCCTTGAGCCGATCCGGCGCGCATCGAATGATGTGCTGTCGCCTTTTCCCACGCGGGAACTGGCCGGGGCGTCGAACGCTTGGGCGGCGGTGCCGGCCCGGTCGGCGGCGGGTGGATCGCTGCTGGCCAATGACCCGCATCTGGGGTTCACCGCGCCGACCGTGTGGTATCTGGCGCGGCTTGAACTGGCGGCAGGCGGCGTGATCGGCGGCACGATCCCCGGTATTCCGGCGGTGCTGGTGGGGCGGTCCGAGGCGCTGGGCTGGGGGCTGACATCGAGCTATCTGGATGATCAGGACCTGTTCATTGAAGAGGTGAATCCCAACAATCCGGAACAGTATCGCACCCCGGACGGGTGGAAAGATTTCGTCACCCGCCGGTCGATCATCACCGTCAAGGATGAGGCCCCGGTTACCATTACCCTGCGTTGGACGGATAACGGGCCGGTCCTGCCGGGGACGCACTACGACATCGCCTCGGTCACGCCGGGCGGGCATGTCGCGGCGCTGTCATGGACGGCATTGACGGGTGAAGACACGTCGATGACGGCGGTGATCCGGATGATGGGGGCGGGTTCCGTGACCGAGGCCATGGAGACGGGCCGTTTGGTCGTGGCACCAGCGCAGAATGTGATGCTGGCCGATCAGCGCGGGATTTCCATGCAGCTGATGGGTGCGATGCCCGCGCGCGACCCTGCCCACCAGAGCAAAGGGCGGATGCCGGTGCCCGGCTGGATCGCCGAGAACCGCTGGCAGGGCATTCTGCCCTATGAAGACAATCCGCGGGTGATGAACCCGACCTCGGGCTTGTTGGGCAATACCAACAACAAGACGGTGGACCGGCCATTTCCGTTGCACGTGTCCTATGACTGGGGCGATACGCAGCGCATCCAGCGCTGGCTGACGCTGATGCAGGCGCGCGAGGTGCATACACGCGAAAGCTTTATCGAGGCGCAGTTGGACACGGTGAGCTTTACGGCGCGGTCGCTGTTGCCGCTGATCGGAGCGGATCTGTGGTTCACGGGCGAGGCGGCGCCGGAAGGCACTCCGGAGCGCCTGCGCCAGCGGGCGCTGGAGATACTGGCGGCGTGGAATGGCGAGATGAGCGAGCATCTGCCGGAGCCGCTGATCTATCAGGCGTGGGTGCGGGCGTTGCAGGACCGGCTGATCCGCGATGATCTGGGGCCGCTGGCGGATACTTTCACGCATATCGAACCGCTGCTGATCGAGCGTGTCTATCGCAACGTGGACGGGGCCAGCATCTGGTGTGACGTGGTGCAATCGGCGGTGGTGGAAAGCTGCGCCGATCTGGCTCGGATCGCGCTGGATGAGGCGCTGCTGACCTTGCAGGAAACCTATGGGCCGAACCCGGAAAGCTGGCGCTGGGGCGACGCGCATCAGGCGACGCATGACCATCCAGTTCTGGGGAACCTGCCGGTTTTCAGGTATTTCGTGAACATCCGCCAATCCACCAGCGGCGATGACCACACGCTGATGCGCGGCAAGACCAAGGGCGAAGGACCGGAGCCCTTCCTGAACGTGCATGGCGCGGGGTTCCGCGGGGTGTATGATTTTGCCGACCCGGACTCATCGGTCTTTATCACCTCGACCGGGCAATCGGGCCACCCGCTGAGCCGGTTCTATGATGATCTGGGCGAGTTGTGGCGGCGGGGCGAATATGTGCCCATGTCGCTGGACCCCGAGCTTGCACGGGCGGCGGCGGTCGGCGTGACCGTACTGACACCTGCGGCGGAATAG